From one Pseudomonas fluorescens genomic stretch:
- a CDS encoding FecR family protein, which translates to MPELSPVSPRKVQQALTYLAALSSDDPERVQQARGQLERWRGKSSEHERAWQEAEQRWQLVHRLAPQLRTAVVPEPVTISRRRLLRQGGGLLVAVAGASWLGWLWRRTPQFDRLLQTVHAEPPRRETLPDGSQLLLAAETSLRIEYSNGLRQVRLLQGNVYFDVARERLRPFLISTRLGEVQVLGTAFSVSDRGGEIQVAVARGRVEVRGLHEGSQVLQAGERISLDAQGRLLTLKAEPHAAPDVEHWQRGWWSFTDAPLAEVIAEVNAYALQPVTLSADAAQLHLTGSFPSGQPEMLLQTLPKILPVNMVQHGQQRTLQLR; encoded by the coding sequence AGGCGCGCGGCCAGCTGGAGCGTTGGCGCGGCAAAAGCAGTGAGCACGAGCGGGCCTGGCAAGAGGCCGAACAACGCTGGCAACTGGTGCACCGGCTGGCCCCGCAACTGCGTACGGCAGTGGTGCCCGAACCGGTCACTATCAGCCGTCGGCGCCTGCTGCGCCAGGGCGGCGGCTTGCTGGTGGCGGTGGCTGGGGCCAGTTGGCTGGGCTGGCTGTGGCGGCGCACACCGCAGTTCGATCGCCTGCTGCAAACCGTGCATGCCGAGCCGCCGCGCCGCGAGACCTTGCCCGATGGCAGCCAGTTACTGCTGGCCGCCGAAACCAGCCTGCGCATCGAGTACAGCAACGGCCTGCGCCAGGTGCGCCTGCTGCAGGGCAACGTTTACTTTGATGTGGCGCGCGAGCGCTTGCGGCCGTTTCTGATCAGCACCCGCCTGGGCGAGGTTCAGGTGCTGGGCACGGCCTTCAGCGTCAGCGATCGTGGCGGCGAGATTCAGGTGGCGGTGGCCCGCGGGCGGGTCGAGGTGCGTGGCTTGCATGAAGGCTCGCAGGTACTGCAGGCCGGTGAACGCATCAGCCTCGATGCCCAGGGCCGTTTGCTTACGCTCAAGGCCGAACCGCATGCCGCACCCGACGTGGAGCATTGGCAGCGTGGCTGGTGGTCGTTTACCGATGCGCCGCTGGCCGAGGTGATCGCCGAGGTCAACGCCTATGCCCTGCAACCGGTAACCCTGAGCGCTGATGCCGCCCAGTTGCACCTGACCGGTAGCTTCCCCAGTGGCCAGCCGGAAATGCTCCTGCAAACGCTGCCGAAAATCCTCCCGGTGAACATGGTTCAGCACGGACAACAGCGCACCCTGCAACTGCGCTGA
- a CDS encoding TonB-dependent receptor: MSLPHARPAHPVAFPGTLRRLALACALGSASLLPLTAVNAAALAADAQALSLNLPGQPLEAAVHALAREAGVAIAADSQLLAGRSAPALQGEFTLQQALQRLLANSGLVASEENGVIILRSLNSDGALTLGELNINASSNPSGVPEAYSGGQVARGARLGMLGNRDVMETPFNVTSYTAQHMENQQSGTVGAVLRNDPSIRFSTGEGHAYENFMIRGYSLDSTELALNGLYGLAPDGHVPTEFLERVEVLKGPGALLNGMAPNGGVGGVINLVPKRAGEAPLTRLTSSYVSDGYVTEHIDLSRRLGDEQRFGIRFNGVYGSGETGVDRQSKDRTLASLGMDYRGDGWKLELDAYETHEKLDDGSPMMAGFSKLGHVTKAPKPDTNILDGISAKQISKAVVLRGEYDLNDDWTAYASVGSARTRYKGFLNGTRVIVTGANGDASGETYNQAGYTHSLSTEAGVRGNFVTGPVNHQVVLSTTLLHQDIGRAATVTSKKYVTNIYHPGKPVIAGDIGSSDKTGDNTLSSFAVADTLGFIDDKVLLTLGVRSQRVRQKMSNPAYDERALTPALGLVLKPWDAPVSLYANYIEGLTQGGMVTDLAANNYGEQFAPYKAKQMEAGVKWDLGDFTHTLSVFQIEKPSMLLDRASNRYTDDGEQRNRGVEWNMFGSLTPSVRLLGGVTYTRAELTRTAGGTFDGNTARGVPAWSANLGAEWDTPWIEGLTLTALGIHSSSQYLDSANDLKIPQWTRYDLGGRYSTRILSKDVVLRASLENVENRAYWAGVFNDGYATVSEPRTLKLSASIDF, from the coding sequence ATGTCGCTTCCCCATGCCCGCCCGGCACACCCTGTGGCTTTCCCCGGTACCCTGCGTCGGTTGGCGCTGGCCTGTGCCCTGGGCAGCGCCAGCCTGTTGCCGTTGACTGCGGTCAATGCCGCCGCCCTGGCTGCCGATGCGCAAGCCTTGAGCCTGAACCTGCCGGGCCAGCCGCTGGAAGCTGCGGTGCATGCCCTGGCGCGCGAAGCCGGGGTGGCGATTGCCGCCGACAGCCAGTTGCTGGCTGGCCGCAGCGCCCCGGCCTTGCAGGGTGAGTTCACCTTGCAGCAGGCCTTGCAGCGCTTGCTGGCCAACAGCGGCCTGGTCGCCAGCGAAGAGAACGGCGTGATCATCCTGCGCAGCCTCAACAGCGACGGCGCCCTGACCCTTGGCGAGCTGAACATCAACGCCAGCAGCAACCCCAGCGGCGTTCCCGAGGCCTACAGCGGTGGCCAGGTCGCCCGCGGCGCACGGCTGGGCATGCTGGGCAATCGCGATGTGATGGAAACACCGTTCAACGTCACCTCCTACACCGCCCAGCATATGGAAAACCAGCAGAGCGGCACGGTTGGTGCGGTGCTGCGCAACGACCCGTCGATCCGCTTCAGCACCGGCGAAGGCCACGCCTACGAAAACTTCATGATCCGTGGCTACTCTCTCGACTCCACCGAGCTTGCGCTGAACGGCCTGTATGGCCTGGCCCCGGACGGTCACGTGCCGACCGAGTTCCTTGAGCGGGTCGAAGTGCTCAAGGGTCCTGGCGCCTTGCTCAACGGCATGGCGCCCAACGGCGGCGTCGGCGGGGTGATCAACCTGGTGCCCAAGCGCGCCGGCGAAGCGCCGCTGACCCGCCTGACCAGCAGCTACGTATCTGACGGTTACGTTACTGAACACATCGACCTGAGCCGTCGTCTGGGCGACGAGCAGCGCTTTGGCATCCGCTTCAACGGTGTATACGGCAGCGGCGAAACCGGTGTCGACCGGCAGTCCAAGGACCGCACCCTGGCATCCCTGGGCATGGACTATCGCGGCGATGGCTGGAAGCTTGAGCTGGACGCCTACGAGACCCACGAAAAGCTCGATGACGGCAGCCCGATGATGGCCGGCTTCAGCAAGCTCGGCCATGTCACCAAGGCGCCGAAACCCGACACCAACATCCTCGACGGCATCTCGGCCAAGCAGATCAGCAAGGCCGTGGTTCTACGCGGCGAATACGACCTCAACGATGACTGGACTGCCTACGCCAGCGTCGGCAGCGCCCGTACCCGCTACAAGGGGTTCCTCAATGGCACCCGGGTGATCGTCACTGGCGCCAACGGTGATGCCAGCGGCGAGACCTACAACCAGGCCGGCTACACTCACAGCCTGTCCACCGAAGCCGGGGTGCGCGGCAACTTCGTCACCGGCCCGGTCAACCACCAGGTGGTGTTGAGCACGACCTTGCTGCATCAGGACATCGGCCGCGCCGCCACCGTGACCAGCAAGAAATACGTGACCAATATCTATCACCCAGGCAAACCGGTCATTGCCGGTGATATCGGTTCCAGCGACAAGACCGGCGACAACACCCTGTCCAGCTTTGCCGTTGCCGACACCCTGGGCTTTATCGATGACAAGGTACTGCTGACCCTCGGCGTGCGCTCGCAACGGGTGCGGCAGAAGATGAGCAACCCGGCCTACGACGAGCGCGCCCTGACCCCGGCTTTGGGCCTGGTGCTCAAGCCCTGGGACGCGCCGGTGTCGCTGTACGCCAACTACATCGAGGGCCTGACCCAGGGCGGCATGGTCACCGACCTTGCCGCCAACAACTACGGCGAGCAGTTCGCCCCGTACAAGGCCAAGCAGATGGAGGCCGGGGTCAAGTGGGACCTGGGCGACTTCACCCATACCCTCAGCGTGTTCCAGATCGAGAAGCCGAGCATGCTCCTCGACCGTGCCAGCAACCGTTATACCGATGATGGCGAGCAACGTAACCGTGGCGTGGAATGGAATATGTTCGGCTCGTTGACGCCGAGCGTGCGCCTGCTCGGTGGCGTCACCTACACCCGTGCCGAACTGACCCGCACCGCCGGTGGCACCTTCGACGGCAACACCGCCCGTGGTGTGCCGGCCTGGTCGGCCAACCTCGGCGCCGAGTGGGACACCCCCTGGATCGAGGGCCTGACCCTGACCGCGCTGGGTATCCACAGCAGCTCGCAGTACCTCGATAGCGCCAACGACCTGAAGATCCCGCAGTGGACCCGCTACGACCTCGGTGGCCGCTACAGCACGCGCATCCTCAGCAAGGATGTGGTGCTGCGCGCAAGCCTTGAGAACGTCGAGAACCGTGCCTATTGGGCCGGGGTGTTCAACGACGGTTACGCCACGGTCAGCGAGCCGCGCACGCTGAAACTCTCCGCCAGCATCGATTTCTGA
- the fes gene encoding enterochelin esterase — translation MQTFNQWRWALALALCVSGGAMAGSDTILQPGQTVSASFAQGQQPIWALQLRGGDLVQGRLQGDASLRLLDAQGRPVRLLIDGQDQPREFIFIAERDGAYGLRAEALASRPQATFALSLKQVISASEQKRTAAPLQSSTLRGLQQQLAQGATTEAFWKARQQQGTPMVETVAEQPGMALVTFLWRGARHNVRVFGAPSGNHDELQRLGDSDVWFRSYLLPASARLSYQMAPDVPASDDRRMILASTRRDPLNPNRFADGSGDPFLSRSRLELPAAPAQPWVAERPGIARGSLERKVLSSKLLGNEREVYLYRPAQWQAGAKGQGLLVLFDAHAYTRQVPTPTILDNLIADGLIPPTAALIIANPSDLSRQQELPPNPQFARFMAEELMPWARQRGLAAPAARTVVAGSSYGGLASAYLGLKHPQLFGNVLSMSGSYWWGREGEEPGWLTREYVRAAKQPLRFYLQSGLFEGPKILDTNRHLRDVLVAKGYAVTQVEYPAGHDYLQWRGSLPCGLISLIGNVAQVPEACQLR, via the coding sequence ATGCAGACCTTCAATCAATGGCGCTGGGCCCTGGCGCTAGCCCTGTGCGTGAGTGGCGGCGCGATGGCTGGCAGCGACACTATCCTGCAACCGGGGCAAACCGTCAGCGCCAGCTTTGCCCAAGGGCAGCAACCGATCTGGGCCTTGCAGCTCAGGGGCGGCGACCTGGTCCAGGGGCGGCTGCAGGGCGATGCCAGCCTGCGCTTGCTCGATGCCCAGGGCCGACCGGTGCGGTTGCTGATCGATGGCCAGGACCAGCCGCGCGAGTTCATCTTCATCGCCGAGCGCGATGGCGCCTACGGCCTGCGTGCCGAGGCGCTGGCCAGCCGCCCGCAAGCCACTTTCGCGCTAAGCCTGAAGCAGGTGATTTCAGCCAGCGAGCAGAAGCGCACCGCTGCCCCGTTGCAGAGCTCGACTCTGCGTGGGTTGCAGCAACAGCTGGCTCAGGGTGCAACGACCGAAGCGTTCTGGAAGGCGCGTCAGCAACAGGGCACGCCCATGGTCGAAACCGTGGCGGAGCAACCGGGCATGGCCCTGGTGACCTTCCTCTGGCGTGGTGCGCGGCATAACGTGCGGGTGTTCGGCGCGCCCTCGGGCAATCACGATGAGCTGCAACGCCTGGGCGACAGTGACGTGTGGTTTCGCAGCTATCTGCTGCCTGCCTCTGCACGCCTGAGCTACCAGATGGCTCCGGACGTGCCGGCGTCCGATGATCGGCGGATGATCCTCGCCAGCACCCGGCGCGATCCGCTCAACCCCAACCGCTTCGCCGATGGCAGCGGCGATCCGTTTCTGTCGCGCTCTCGCCTGGAGCTGCCCGCCGCACCTGCGCAGCCCTGGGTTGCCGAGCGTCCGGGCATTGCCCGTGGCAGCCTGGAGCGCAAGGTGTTGAGCAGCAAGTTACTGGGCAACGAGCGTGAGGTTTACCTGTACCGCCCGGCGCAGTGGCAGGCGGGTGCCAAGGGGCAGGGCTTGCTGGTGCTGTTCGATGCTCACGCCTACACCCGCCAGGTGCCGACCCCGACGATTCTCGACAACCTCATCGCCGATGGCCTGATCCCGCCGACTGCGGCGCTGATCATTGCCAACCCCAGCGACCTCAGCCGCCAGCAGGAACTGCCGCCCAACCCGCAGTTCGCCCGCTTCATGGCCGAAGAGCTGATGCCCTGGGCGCGCCAGCGAGGTTTGGCGGCACCAGCAGCGCGCACGGTGGTGGCGGGCTCCAGCTACGGCGGCCTGGCGTCGGCCTACCTGGGCCTCAAGCACCCGCAGTTGTTCGGCAATGTGCTGAGCATGTCCGGTTCCTACTGGTGGGGGCGCGAGGGCGAGGAGCCAGGCTGGCTTACCCGCGAGTACGTCAGGGCAGCCAAGCAGCCGCTGCGTTTCTATTTGCAGTCGGGCCTGTTCGAAGGCCCGAAAATCCTCGACACCAACCGCCATCTGCGTGATGTGCTGGTGGCCAAGGGGTATGCAGTGACGCAGGTCGAGTACCCGGCCGGGCATGATTATTTGCAGTGGCGGGGTAGCCTGCCGTGTGGCTTGATCAGTTTGATCGGCAACGTTGCGCAAGTGCCCGAGGCCTGTCAGCTCCGGTAA
- a CDS encoding SulP family inorganic anion transporter, producing MFLSRWLPGLANLLQYRREWFRHDLQAGLSVAAIQIPIAIAYAQIVGLPPQYGLYACILPMMVYALIGSSRQLMVGPDAATCAMVAGAIAPLAMGDPARLAQLSVIVTILVGLMLIGAGLARAGFIASFFSRPILIGYLNGIGLSLLAGQLGKVLGFQIHGDGFILSLINLLQRLGEIHWLTLVIGVAGLGLLIWLPRRYPRLPAALVTVAVATLVVGVFGLDRFGVAILGPVPAGMPELAWPQTNLEEMKSLLRDALGIATVSFCSAMLTARSFAARHGYAINANHEFLALGVTNIAAGVSQGFAISGADSRTAVNDMVGGKSQLVGIIAALVIALILLAFTTPMAWIPQAALGAVLLMAGWGLIDIQSLKKIYSLSRFEFWLCVLTTVGVLGVGVLPGIIIAVTLAILRLLYSIYQPTDAVLGWVPGIEGQVDIRRHQDARTVQGLVVYRFDDAILFFNADYFKMRLLEAVQREEQPRAVLFDAEAVSSIDVSGIAALREVRDTLKARGIYFGIARARGRFLRMLVRSGIAREMENGLLFGSVRSGIRAYRLWRNRSRRATVPGMEPASRGKPAPTDG from the coding sequence ATGTTTCTCTCCCGCTGGCTGCCTGGCCTGGCCAATCTGTTGCAGTACCGCCGCGAATGGTTTCGCCATGACCTGCAGGCCGGTTTGTCGGTGGCCGCGATCCAGATCCCTATCGCCATTGCCTATGCGCAGATCGTTGGCCTGCCGCCGCAGTACGGGTTGTATGCGTGCATCCTGCCGATGATGGTCTACGCGCTGATCGGCAGTTCACGGCAGTTGATGGTCGGCCCGGATGCCGCCACCTGCGCCATGGTCGCCGGGGCGATTGCGCCGCTGGCCATGGGCGACCCGGCGCGGCTGGCGCAGTTGTCGGTGATTGTCACCATTCTGGTCGGCCTGATGCTGATCGGCGCCGGGCTGGCGCGGGCCGGGTTCATTGCCAGTTTTTTCTCGCGACCGATCCTCATCGGCTACCTCAACGGTATTGGCCTGAGCCTGTTGGCCGGGCAACTGGGCAAGGTGCTGGGGTTTCAGATCCACGGCGACGGTTTCATCCTCAGCCTGATCAACCTGTTGCAGCGCCTGGGCGAAATCCACTGGCTGACCCTGGTGATCGGCGTCGCCGGGCTGGGCTTGCTGATCTGGTTGCCGCGCCGCTACCCGCGCCTGCCTGCAGCGTTGGTCACGGTGGCCGTGGCGACCCTGGTGGTCGGGGTGTTTGGCCTCGACCGTTTTGGCGTGGCGATCCTCGGCCCGGTACCGGCCGGCATGCCGGAACTGGCCTGGCCGCAAACCAATCTGGAAGAAATGAAAAGCCTGCTGCGTGATGCCCTGGGTATCGCCACCGTGAGCTTTTGCAGCGCCATGCTCACCGCCCGCAGCTTTGCCGCCCGCCATGGCTATGCGATCAATGCCAACCATGAGTTCCTGGCCCTCGGGGTCACCAACATTGCCGCCGGGGTGTCCCAGGGCTTTGCCATCAGCGGCGCCGACTCACGCACCGCCGTCAATGATATGGTCGGCGGCAAAAGCCAGCTGGTGGGGATCATCGCCGCCCTGGTCATCGCCCTGATTCTGCTGGCCTTCACCACGCCCATGGCCTGGATTCCCCAGGCCGCCCTGGGCGCGGTGCTGCTGATGGCGGGTTGGGGGCTGATCGACATACAGTCGCTGAAAAAGATCTACAGCCTCAGCCGCTTCGAGTTCTGGCTGTGCGTGCTGACCACCGTCGGCGTGCTCGGCGTCGGCGTACTGCCGGGCATCATCATCGCCGTGACCCTGGCGATCCTGCGTTTGCTCTACAGCATCTACCAGCCCACCGATGCGGTGCTTGGCTGGGTGCCGGGTATCGAGGGCCAGGTCGATATCCGCCGCCACCAGGATGCGCGCACGGTGCAGGGGCTGGTGGTGTATCGCTTTGACGATGCGATCCTGTTCTTCAACGCCGACTACTTCAAGATGCGTTTGCTCGAAGCGGTGCAGCGTGAAGAGCAACCGCGCGCGGTGCTGTTCGATGCCGAGGCGGTCAGCTCCATCGATGTCAGTGGCATTGCCGCCCTGCGCGAAGTACGCGATACCTTGAAAGCCCGTGGCATCTACTTCGGCATCGCCCGGGCCCGCGGACGCTTCTTGCGCATGCTGGTGCGCTCGGGAATCGCGCGGGAAATGGAGAACGGCTTGCTGTTTGGCTCGGTGCGGTCGGGGATCAGGGCTTATCGGTTGTGGCGCAATCGCAGCCGCAGGGCAACGGTGCCGGGGATGGAACCGGCATCGCGGGGCAAGCCCGCTCCTACAGATGGGTAG
- a CDS encoding DUF2388 domain-containing protein, whose translation MERKINSWKKPAILLSLAWCCTAHGQGDIFGSGGDVNGMLTLGATVYVPFMLTGATTYGPTMASEATSSRDGKQVLAQARDDAAAFIASDGAHRGVYLQSALHWLRSEGRGAGATDRELAQGILVLAAVEAKGI comes from the coding sequence ATGGAACGCAAGATCAATAGCTGGAAAAAGCCCGCAATCCTGCTGAGCCTGGCCTGGTGCTGCACCGCCCACGGCCAGGGCGACATCTTTGGCAGCGGCGGCGACGTCAACGGCATGCTGACCCTGGGGGCCACGGTGTACGTGCCTTTCATGCTCACCGGCGCCACCACCTACGGGCCCACCATGGCTTCCGAGGCGACTTCCAGTCGCGATGGCAAGCAGGTGCTGGCGCAAGCCCGCGATGATGCGGCGGCGTTCATTGCCAGCGATGGGGCTCACCGGGGTGTATATCTGCAGTCGGCGCTGCATTGGTTGCGCAGCGAAGGGCGTGGAGCAGGTGCAACAGACCGCGAGCTGGCCCAGGGAATACTGGTGCTGGCAGCAGTTGAGGCGAAGGGGATTTAG
- a CDS encoding alpha/beta fold hydrolase, which produces MRPEIAVLDIQGQYRVYTEFYRADAAEKTIILINGSLATTASFAQTVRNLHPQFNVVLYDQPYAGKSKPHNRNEHLLTKETEGQILLELIDHFGADHLMSFSWGGACTLLALAHKPRRIEKAVVSSFSPVINEPMRDYLERGCQYLSACDRYRVGNLVNDTIGKHLPSLFKRFNYRHVSSLDNHEYAQMHFHINQVLDHDLGNALRAARVIDIPVLFMNGEWDEYTTTEDARQFGQHVRNSHFREIRATGHFLDMEHKAACRDTREVLLGFLKPALKESRPRYRYTQEHHALAI; this is translated from the coding sequence ATGAGGCCAGAAATCGCTGTGCTTGATATACAAGGTCAGTATCGGGTTTACACGGAGTTCTATCGCGCAGACGCCGCTGAGAAGACGATCATCCTGATCAATGGCTCGCTGGCCACGACGGCCTCCTTTGCCCAGACGGTGCGCAACCTGCACCCGCAATTCAACGTGGTGCTGTACGACCAGCCCTACGCCGGCAAGTCCAAACCGCACAATCGCAACGAGCATTTGCTGACCAAGGAAACCGAAGGGCAGATTCTCCTGGAACTGATCGACCACTTTGGCGCCGATCACCTCATGTCCTTCTCCTGGGGCGGCGCCTGCACCCTGCTGGCCCTGGCGCACAAGCCGCGGCGCATCGAAAAAGCGGTGGTCAGCTCGTTCTCGCCGGTGATCAACGAACCGATGCGCGACTACCTCGAACGCGGCTGCCAGTACCTGAGCGCCTGCGATCGCTACCGGGTCGGCAACCTGGTCAACGACACCATCGGCAAGCACCTGCCGTCGCTGTTCAAGCGCTTCAACTACCGGCATGTCAGCAGCCTGGACAACCACGAATACGCGCAGATGCACTTTCACATCAACCAGGTGCTCGACCACGACCTGGGCAATGCCCTGCGGGCGGCGCGGGTCATCGACATTCCGGTACTGTTCATGAATGGCGAATGGGACGAATACACCACCACCGAGGATGCCCGCCAGTTCGGACAGCACGTGCGCAACAGCCACTTTCGCGAGATTCGCGCCACCGGCCACTTCCTCGACATGGAACACAAGGCAGCCTGCCGCGACACCCGTGAAGTGCTGCTGGGTTTCCTCAAACCTGCACTGAAGGAATCGCGCCCGCGTTACCGCTACACCCAGGAGCACCATGCACTGGCTATCTGA
- a CDS encoding pseudouridine synthase has protein sequence MRLDRFLSNLPCFSRQQVRLLLVERRVRVDGQCVSDPRLEVREFSRIEVDEQLLQAGRPLRYLMLHKPQGCVSATQDPQHPTVIELIDEPDRDDLHIAGRLDFNTTGLMLLTNDGLWSRRLTQPQTKLPKVYYVQTEQEIGEHYIDKFRQGFYFAFEDLTTQPAELTLLGPRSARLSIVEGRYHQVKRMFGHFDNKVVRLHRECMGPLQLDANLQPGQYRALCPEEIQAI, from the coding sequence ATGCGTCTCGATCGATTCCTCAGCAACCTGCCCTGCTTCAGCCGCCAGCAAGTCCGCCTGCTGCTGGTCGAGCGGCGCGTACGCGTGGATGGCCAGTGCGTCAGCGATCCGCGCCTGGAGGTGCGCGAATTCAGCCGCATCGAGGTCGACGAGCAACTGCTGCAGGCCGGACGCCCGCTGCGCTACCTGATGCTGCACAAGCCCCAGGGCTGTGTGAGTGCCACCCAGGACCCGCAGCACCCCACGGTGATCGAGCTGATCGACGAGCCCGACCGCGACGATCTGCACATTGCCGGGCGCCTGGACTTCAACACCACCGGGCTGATGCTGCTGACCAACGATGGCTTGTGGTCGCGGCGCCTGACCCAGCCGCAGACCAAACTGCCCAAGGTCTACTACGTCCAGACCGAGCAGGAAATCGGCGAACACTACATCGACAAGTTCCGCCAGGGTTTCTACTTCGCCTTCGAAGACCTCACCACCCAGCCTGCCGAACTGACCCTGCTGGGCCCGCGCAGCGCCCGCCTGAGCATCGTCGAGGGCCGCTACCACCAGGTCAAGCGCATGTTCGGCCACTTCGACAACAAGGTCGTGCGCCTGCACCGCGAATGCATGGGCCCGCTGCAACTGGACGCAAACCTGCAACCAGGCCAGTACCGCGCGCTCTGCCCGGAAGAAATCCAGGCGATCTGA
- a CDS encoding cysteine-rich CWC family protein, with protein MNDTRRCPACGASNDCSLADPRTAAQACWCYGVSIDPKVLEALPAELRDKACLCPRCAEVEAQLQAAKATPAG; from the coding sequence ATGAATGACACCCGCCGCTGCCCCGCCTGTGGCGCCAGCAACGACTGCAGCCTGGCCGACCCGCGCACGGCCGCCCAGGCGTGCTGGTGCTACGGCGTGAGCATTGACCCCAAGGTGCTCGAAGCCCTGCCCGCCGAGCTGCGCGACAAGGCCTGCCTGTGCCCGCGTTGCGCCGAGGTCGAGGCGCAATTGCAGGCAGCCAAGGCCACACCCGCCGGTTAA
- a CDS encoding sensor domain-containing diguanylate cyclase encodes MPPRSALFSQRSLILTLLLLLACGFLATSLLSYFASRSSIRDNIVNTELPLTSDTVYSEIQKDLVRPILISSMMAHDTFLRDWALGGERDTAQVTRYLAEIMRQYHAYTAFFVSSNTGIYYQTKGVLKKIDPQAPRDAWYQRVLKMNTPYEINVDFDMANQDRLTVFINYRVFDYDGKFIGVAGIGLTVEAVIRLIDDYQQRYQRQVFFVDPQGRVVLTGSNGGPHGARTGQPLAELDGFGHMPQPLSGSHEYSSSDGHSHFLNVRLVPELNWYLFVDKREDGAMDAIRQSLYLNLAICAMITLVVLSLLNAMVKRHQDNIEALATLDSLTGLPNRRGFDLLAAQALQEAQREPKPLIALLIDLDHFKALNDTHGHLAGDEVLRQFAQVLQECLRHADIICRWGGEEFIVLLKDTDSQSALAVAEKIRSKTAALAFTYAGQPIHLTASIGLSNLQADDTLHSLIARADHALYRAKQSGRNRVCSEMPRPDHE; translated from the coding sequence ATGCCGCCTCGTTCCGCCCTGTTTTCGCAGCGCTCGCTGATCCTGACATTACTGCTATTGCTCGCCTGCGGCTTTTTGGCGACCTCCCTGCTCAGCTACTTCGCCTCACGCAGTTCGATCCGCGACAACATCGTCAATACCGAGCTGCCGCTGACCTCCGATACGGTCTATTCGGAAATCCAGAAGGACCTGGTACGACCGATCCTGATCTCATCGATGATGGCCCACGACACCTTCCTGCGCGACTGGGCCCTGGGCGGCGAGCGCGACACCGCCCAGGTCACCCGCTACCTGGCCGAGATCATGCGCCAGTACCACGCCTACACGGCGTTCTTCGTTTCCAGCAACACCGGTATTTACTACCAGACCAAGGGCGTATTGAAGAAGATCGACCCGCAAGCGCCGCGCGATGCCTGGTACCAGCGGGTGCTGAAAATGAACACGCCCTACGAGATCAACGTCGACTTCGACATGGCCAATCAGGACCGCCTCACGGTGTTCATCAACTACCGGGTGTTCGACTACGACGGCAAGTTCATTGGTGTTGCCGGTATCGGCCTGACCGTCGAAGCGGTGATCCGCCTGATCGACGACTACCAGCAGCGCTACCAGCGCCAGGTATTCTTCGTCGACCCGCAAGGGCGCGTCGTGCTGACCGGTTCGAACGGCGGGCCTCATGGCGCCAGGACCGGGCAGCCCCTGGCCGAACTGGACGGGTTCGGGCACATGCCCCAACCGCTCAGTGGCAGCCACGAATACAGCAGCAGCGACGGCCACAGCCATTTTCTCAACGTGCGCCTGGTGCCGGAGCTGAACTGGTACCTGTTCGTCGACAAGCGCGAAGACGGCGCCATGGACGCCATTCGCCAATCGCTGTACCTGAACCTGGCGATCTGCGCGATGATCACCCTGGTGGTGCTGTCGCTGCTCAATGCCATGGTCAAGCGCCACCAGGACAACATCGAAGCCCTCGCCACACTCGACAGCCTGACCGGCCTGCCCAACCGCCGTGGCTTCGACCTGCTGGCCGCGCAAGCCCTGCAAGAAGCCCAGCGCGAACCCAAGCCGCTGATCGCCCTGCTGATCGACCTCGACCACTTCAAGGCGCTCAACGACACCCATGGCCATCTGGCCGGCGACGAAGTGCTGCGCCAGTTCGCCCAGGTGCTGCAAGAGTGCCTGCGTCATGCTGATATCATCTGCCGCTGGGGCGGTGAGGAATTCATCGTGCTGCTCAAGGACACCGACAGCCAGAGCGCCCTGGCGGTGGCCGAGAAGATTCGCAGCAAGACCGCGGCCCTGGCCTTTACCTATGCCGGGCAGCCGATCCACCTGACCGCCAGCATTGGCTTGAGCAACCTGCAGGCCGACGATACCCTGCACAGCCTGATCGCCCGTGCCGATCATGCCCTTTACCGGGCCAAACAGAGTGGACGCAACCGCGTCTGTAGCGAGATGCCCCGACCTGACCATGAATAG